In a single window of the Salvelinus namaycush isolate Seneca chromosome 6, SaNama_1.0, whole genome shotgun sequence genome:
- the LOC120049304 gene encoding glycoprotein hormone alpha-2-like, which produces MSQCVPSNLCVLMLLLTLLLLSPFNFSYEELSTGPGCHLYPFNVTIRSDRRGTCKGTHVVYACVGYCESSAFPSRYSVLVASNFTHNITSASRCCTISKDAKIKVRLDCPRARHHNDIKILTARACHCDMCRKSRY; this is translated from the exons ATGTCTCAGTGTGTGCCCTCTAACCTATGTGTGCTAATGCTGCTGCTGACCCTGCTGCTGCTGTCACCATTCAACTTCAGCTACGAGGAGCTCAGCACAGGACCTGGCTGCCATCTATACC CATTTAACGTGACCATCCGTAGTGACCGGCGTGGGACATGTAAGGGAACCCATGTTGTGTATGCCTGTGTTGGATACTGTGAGTCCAGTGCCTTTCCCTCACGCTACTCTGTCCTGGTGGCATCTAACTTCACTCACAATATCACCTCAGCATCAAGATGTTGTACCATCAGCAAGGATGCAAAG ATCAAAGTTCGTCTGGACTGCCCTCGTGCTCGTCATCACAACGACATTAAGATCCTGACGGCGCGGGCCTGTCACTGCGACATGTGTCGCAAGTCACGCTACTGA